One Apostichopus japonicus isolate 1M-3 chromosome 14, ASM3797524v1, whole genome shotgun sequence genomic window carries:
- the LOC139980400 gene encoding F-box/LRR-repeat protein 21-like — protein MTTMKADQCAIQATTSMDRQPLIACRSLTNSSKQKQSDDVKGGKVSIVDKLHRYIKSPTTFPSGWEYLPSHLLAKVFSYLNFWDRARASTLCSHWNEVFHMPELWRHFDFEVTQETTSYLKSTPKGLIRQVMKQHKEHLRFVSISVDSHPKSAEIACDILSQLVNCSIKTLELMSTAKPTFMINKDKFVSALTVVIVNSQSISSLALSDTPVDDPSLEVLATQHQDSLTLLNMESCPNASSRGITFVADQCHQLHQLTIDYSHLSDELLSSLCSEEHVTLKYLRINITTEEGETQERLHHISQKSWNALARHSPDISLVMNFYVLNDSDYEHFFTFEMPVTHVYFGRSVSREVLMRLGTHCPSLKELVICANGCEPLDKELLEIAKHCKELQSLGLGECQVHCSAIVKFAEICGKRLSQLFIREEVLLEDEQFSIDEMRDTVSQALGRQWYPEIMPFWD, from the exons ATGACAACAATGAAGGCTGACCAGTGTGCCATTCAAGCTACAACCTCTATGGATAGGCAGCCATTAATAGCATGCCGTTCACTGACTAACTCAAGCAAGCAGAAGCAATCCGATGATGTTAAAGGAGGAAAAGTATCAATTGTTGACAAATTGCACAGATATATAAAGTCACCAACTACGTTCCCATCTGGGTGGGAATATTTGCCATCACATTTGCTGGCCAAGGTATTTAGTTATCTCAATTTTTGGGATCGTGCTCGTGCATCCACACTCTGCTCACATTGGAACGAAGTGTTTCATATGCCAGAGCTGTGGCGACATTTTGACTTTGAGGTAACTCAGGAGACAACGTCCTACCTGAAATCTACACCAAAGGGACTGATTAGGCAAGTAATGAAACAACACAAGGAACATCTTCGCTTTGTATCCATTAGTGTTGATAGCCATCCCAAGTCTGCTGAAATAGCATGTGACATTCTATCACAGTTGGTTAACTGTTCAATAAAGACCCTGGAGCTTATGTCTACTGCCAAGCCTACCTTCATGATCAATAAAGATAAGTTTGTTTCTGCATTAACTGTGGTGATTGTGAATTCTCAAAGTATCTCCTCATTGGCATTGAGTGATACGCCTGTGGATGATCCATCCCTAGAAGTCCTGGCCACACAGCATCAAGATTCTCTTACACTTCTTAACATGGAGAGTTGTCCTAATGCATCATCTCGTG GGATTACATTTGTAGCTGATCAGTGTCATCAACTGCATCAATTAACAATTGATTATTCTCATCTGAGTGATGAACTGCTCTCATCCCTGTGTAGTGAGGAACATGTCACTTTGAAGTATCTACGCATAAACATCACCACAGAGGAAGGAGAAACTCAAGAGAGGCTGCATCACATCAGTCAGAAAAGTTGGAATGCTTTAGCTCGTCATTCACCAGACATTAGCCTTGTCATGAACTTTTATGTGTTAAATGATAGTGACTATGAACATTTCTTCACTTTTGAAATGCCTGTAACTCATGTTTATTTTGGCAGATCTGTTTCTAGAGAGGTATTAATGCGTCTAGGTACACACTGTCCCAGTTTGAAGGAGTTGGTCATTTGTGCCAATGGCTGTGAGCCTTTGGACAAGGAATTGCTAGAAATTGCCAAGCATTGTAAAGAACTTCAGAGTCTTGGTTTAGGAGAGTGTCAAGTTCATTGCTCAGCCATTGTTAAGTTTGCAGAGATATGTGGCAAGCGGTTGTCACAGCTTTTCATACGAGAAGAAGTTTTGTTGGAGGATGAGCAATTCAGCATTGATGAGATGCGTGACACAGTGTCTCAAGCCTTAGGGAGGCAGTGGTACCCAGAGATCATGCCATTTTGGGATTAA